The Streptomyces luteogriseus genome includes a window with the following:
- a CDS encoding VOC family protein yields MDLHIHASFLPHDDPDASLAFYRDTLGFEVRNDVGYEGMRWITVGPVGQPGTNIVLHPPAADPGITEDERRTIAEMMAKGTYASIVLATTDVDGTFERVQAGDVEVVQEPVDQPYGVRDCAFRDPAGNMVRIQQLKAT; encoded by the coding sequence ATGGACCTTCACATTCACGCCAGCTTCCTTCCGCACGACGACCCGGACGCCTCCCTGGCGTTCTACCGCGACACCCTCGGCTTCGAGGTCAGAAACGACGTCGGATACGAGGGCATGCGCTGGATCACCGTCGGCCCCGTCGGCCAGCCCGGCACGAACATCGTGCTGCACCCGCCGGCCGCCGACCCCGGCATCACCGAGGACGAGCGCCGCACCATCGCCGAGATGATGGCCAAGGGCACCTACGCCAGCATCGTCCTGGCCACCACCGATGTCGACGGCACTTTCGAGCGGGTACAGGCGGGCGACGTCGAGGTGGTCCAGGAGCCGGTGGACCAGCCCTACGGCGTCCGCGACTGCGCCTTCCGCGACCCCGCGGGCAACATGGTCCGCATCCAGCAGCTCAAGGCGACGTAA
- a CDS encoding DUF6986 family protein yields the protein MGQGQQEKVATSLAGAVSEEISASLAPVDAELERRYPGDPGTRQPVHTVYVPGDVFAADTVRSWGDRALAALDEHAPDAASFAAVLGLSEELAEPVHARVRAKLEREPIEDLRVDFEDGYGNRPDTEEDEAAARAARIIAEAYEERTAAPYMGIRMKCMEAPVRARGIRTLDIFLTGLMEAGGLPDGLVLTLPKVTYAEQVTATARLLDAFEKAHGLEPGRIGFEIQIETSQSILAADGTATVARMIQAAEGRATGLHYGTFDYSACLGVSAAHQASDHPAADHAKAVMQVAAAGTGVRVSDGSTNVLPVGPTARVHDAWRLHYGLTRRALARAYYQGWDMHPGHIPTRYAAVFAFYREGFEQAAARLSRYAHRTGGDVMDEPATAKALSGYLLRGLDCGALDIGEVARLSGLTRADLESFAAPRRGDLTVSA from the coding sequence ATGGGTCAGGGCCAGCAGGAGAAGGTGGCGACGAGCCTCGCGGGCGCCGTCAGCGAGGAGATCAGCGCCTCCCTCGCGCCGGTCGACGCGGAGCTGGAGCGCCGCTACCCCGGGGACCCCGGCACCCGCCAGCCCGTCCACACCGTCTACGTCCCCGGCGACGTCTTCGCCGCCGACACCGTCCGCTCCTGGGGCGACCGGGCCCTCGCCGCCCTTGACGAGCACGCCCCGGACGCCGCGTCCTTCGCCGCCGTCCTCGGCCTCTCCGAGGAACTCGCCGAGCCCGTCCACGCGCGCGTGCGCGCCAAGCTGGAGCGCGAGCCGATCGAGGACCTGCGCGTCGACTTCGAGGACGGCTACGGCAACCGTCCCGACACCGAGGAGGACGAGGCAGCCGCCCGCGCCGCCCGGATCATCGCCGAGGCCTACGAGGAGCGCACCGCCGCCCCCTACATGGGCATCCGCATGAAGTGCATGGAAGCGCCCGTACGTGCCCGGGGCATCCGCACCCTCGACATCTTCCTCACCGGCCTGATGGAGGCCGGCGGCCTGCCCGACGGGCTGGTCCTCACCCTGCCGAAGGTGACCTACGCCGAACAGGTCACCGCCACGGCACGGTTGCTGGACGCCTTTGAGAAGGCGCACGGGCTCGAGCCCGGCCGGATCGGCTTCGAGATCCAGATCGAGACCAGCCAGTCCATTCTCGCCGCCGACGGCACCGCCACCGTCGCCCGTATGATCCAGGCCGCCGAGGGCCGCGCCACCGGACTGCACTACGGCACCTTCGACTACAGCGCCTGCCTCGGCGTCTCCGCCGCCCACCAGGCCAGTGACCACCCCGCGGCGGACCACGCCAAGGCCGTCATGCAGGTCGCTGCGGCCGGTACGGGCGTACGCGTCTCGGACGGCTCGACGAACGTCCTGCCGGTCGGCCCGACCGCGAGGGTCCACGACGCCTGGCGCCTGCACTACGGCCTCACCCGCCGCGCCCTGGCCCGCGCCTACTACCAGGGCTGGGACATGCACCCCGGCCACATCCCCACCCGCTACGCGGCCGTCTTCGCCTTCTACCGCGAGGGCTTCGAGCAGGCCGCCGCCCGTCTGTCCCGCTACGCCCACCGCACCGGCGGCGACGTCATGGACGAGCCCGCCACCGCCAAGGCCCTCAGCGGCTACCTGCTGCGCGGCCTGGACTGCGGTGCCCTGGACATCGGGGAGGTCGCCCGCCTGTCCGGCCTGACCCGGGCGGACCTGGAGAGCTTCGCCGCACCCCGGCGCGGGGACCTGACGGTTTCCGCCTGA
- a CDS encoding helix-turn-helix transcriptional regulator, which yields MSSRPASAQHLRDLARLRRVKDRIDREYAKPLDVEALARGVHMSAGHLSREFRQAYGESPYSYLMTRRIERAMALLRRGDLSVTEVCFEVGCASLGTFSTRFTELVGMPPSAYRREAARATAGIPSCVSKQVTRPVRNREAPAASRN from the coding sequence GTGAGCAGCAGACCCGCCTCGGCGCAGCACCTGCGTGACCTCGCCCGACTGCGCCGCGTCAAGGACCGGATCGACCGGGAGTACGCGAAGCCTCTCGACGTCGAGGCGCTCGCCCGGGGCGTGCACATGTCGGCCGGGCACCTCAGCCGCGAGTTCCGGCAGGCGTACGGCGAATCTCCGTACAGCTACCTCATGACGCGCCGCATCGAGCGCGCGATGGCGCTGCTGCGCCGGGGCGACCTCAGCGTCACCGAGGTGTGCTTCGAGGTCGGCTGCGCGTCGCTGGGCACCTTCAGCACCCGTTTCACCGAGCTGGTCGGCATGCCGCCGAGCGCCTACCGGCGGGAGGCGGCTCGCGCGACGGCCGGCATTCCGTCGTGCGTGTCGAAGCAGGTGACCAGACCGGTCAGGAATCGAGAAGCGCCCGCCGCGAGCCGAAACTAG
- a CDS encoding serine/threonine-protein kinase, which translates to MSTGENGQTDGAGRLVAGRYRVTAALGRGGMGVVWKAVDEVLGREVAVKELRTYTDAAGPELAALQLRMQREARAAARVRHPGVIAVHDIAQVDGRPLIVMELVDGPSLDDVLRERGTLDPDEAAGIGAKVMDALAAAHRAGVLHRDVKPGNILLDRSGRVVLTDFGIATMDDPGDGSATHLTRSGELVGSLDYLAPERAQGADPGPASDIWALGATLYAAVEGSSPFRRTSTFSTLTAIVSEPLPEPRRAGLLGPVLQRLLDKRPESRPEADQARALLQAVADAGRTDTPTSTLRGPAATPPRAETERSVPSVPPGFGPPQQSAAGPDEGTGPGAQNPATTPRGTGPVDPGGTTPAASAPTTPLNPDRAASRRKGRALLAAAAVAVVLAAAGTTVALLGDSGGKETGAQTDATRAKGGSSEPGGADDGSSAPRATQQGDDDKGGDPSKKPADEKDSEPTGRTTSPAPEKPAGGGTGGGKPDGGTSGGGSGGGATTGGGSATPATGCHPIGGGKYNCQVWKTADSHTASGTKIGILNAGTNYFYCQRNLGRRETSGEWTNVWWAKTDDDSGNTDVWVSDVYIKGGDNDAPVPGLPVC; encoded by the coding sequence GTGTCGACGGGGGAGAACGGGCAGACGGACGGGGCCGGGCGGCTGGTGGCGGGCCGCTACCGCGTCACGGCGGCGCTGGGACGCGGCGGCATGGGCGTCGTCTGGAAGGCCGTCGACGAGGTTCTCGGCCGTGAGGTCGCGGTCAAGGAACTGCGCACCTACACCGACGCGGCCGGTCCCGAACTGGCCGCTCTGCAACTGCGGATGCAGCGCGAGGCACGCGCCGCGGCCCGGGTACGCCACCCCGGCGTCATCGCCGTGCACGACATCGCCCAGGTCGACGGCCGCCCGCTCATCGTCATGGAACTGGTCGACGGGCCGTCCCTGGACGACGTCCTGCGCGAGCGCGGCACGCTGGACCCGGACGAGGCGGCCGGGATCGGCGCGAAGGTCATGGACGCCCTGGCCGCCGCCCACCGTGCGGGCGTGCTGCACCGGGACGTCAAGCCGGGGAACATCCTGCTCGACCGCTCGGGCCGGGTCGTCCTCACCGACTTCGGCATCGCCACGATGGACGATCCGGGGGACGGTTCGGCCACGCATCTCACGCGCAGCGGCGAACTCGTCGGCTCCCTCGACTACCTCGCCCCCGAGCGCGCCCAGGGCGCCGACCCGGGCCCCGCCTCCGACATCTGGGCCCTGGGCGCCACGTTGTACGCGGCCGTCGAGGGCTCCTCGCCCTTCCGCCGCACGTCCACGTTCTCCACGCTCACCGCGATCGTCTCCGAGCCGCTGCCGGAGCCCCGCCGCGCCGGCCTCCTCGGGCCCGTCCTCCAACGGCTCTTGGACAAGCGCCCCGAGTCCCGCCCCGAGGCCGACCAGGCCCGCGCGCTGCTCCAGGCGGTCGCGGACGCGGGCCGCACGGACACGCCGACGTCCACCCTGCGCGGCCCGGCGGCCACGCCCCCGCGCGCGGAGACGGAACGCAGCGTCCCGTCGGTACCTCCGGGGTTCGGTCCGCCGCAGCAGAGCGCAGCCGGGCCGGACGAGGGCACGGGCCCCGGCGCACAGAACCCCGCCACCACCCCACGGGGCACCGGTCCCGTCGACCCCGGCGGCACCACCCCGGCCGCCTCCGCTCCGACCACCCCGTTGAACCCCGACCGCGCCGCGTCCCGCCGCAAGGGCCGTGCCCTGCTTGCCGCCGCGGCCGTCGCCGTCGTCCTCGCCGCCGCCGGGACCACGGTCGCCCTGCTCGGCGATTCCGGAGGCAAGGAGACCGGCGCGCAGACCGACGCGACCCGCGCGAAGGGCGGGTCCTCCGAGCCCGGCGGGGCGGACGACGGCTCCAGCGCGCCGCGGGCCACGCAACAGGGCGACGACGACAAGGGCGGGGATCCGTCGAAGAAGCCCGCTGACGAGAAGGACTCCGAGCCCACCGGCCGGACGACCAGCCCGGCCCCCGAGAAGCCGGCCGGTGGCGGCACCGGCGGAGGGAAGCCGGACGGTGGCACCTCCGGCGGCGGTTCGGGTGGCGGCGCCACGACGGGCGGCGGCTCGGCCACCCCGGCCACCGGCTGTCATCCCATCGGCGGCGGCAAGTACAACTGCCAGGTCTGGAAGACCGCCGACTCCCACACCGCCTCCGGCACCAAGATCGGCATCCTCAACGCGGGCACCAACTACTTCTACTGCCAGCGGAACCTGGGCCGCCGCGAGACCTCCGGGGAGTGGACCAACGTCTGGTGGGCGAAGACCGACGACGACAGCGGCAACACGGACGTCTGGGTCAGCGACGTCTACATCAAGGGCGGCGACAACGACGCGCCGGTCCCCGGCCTCCCGGTCTGCTGA
- a CDS encoding ABC transporter permease, giving the protein MTTQHQPVDSGGGTALLTEPSTQDSRPGGTVVAGRSPARMAWRRIRRDKVTTAALMATLLFIAIALLAPVLTAVTGWGPITPDNKAINPDTGNFPYGSLGGISATHLLGVEPGTGYDLFARIVYGLRTSLYVGFASAVLSTAVGVVAGLAAGYFGGWVDSLLSRIMDVMLAFPQLLFIIALTPVIQNALQTNTHGGTDENLRLLVLVLNIAVFAWAYTARLVRGQVLSLREREFVDAARLMSAGRRHILFRQLLPNLWAPILISFALAVPQNITTEAALSYLGVGVIPPNPDWGAVLSDASQFFLQDPMYLFVPGVLLLLLVLALNLLGDGVRDALDPRARRG; this is encoded by the coding sequence ATGACCACGCAACACCAGCCGGTCGACTCCGGCGGCGGCACCGCGCTGCTGACCGAGCCGTCGACGCAGGACTCCAGACCCGGCGGCACGGTTGTCGCCGGCCGCTCACCGGCCCGGATGGCCTGGCGGCGGATCAGGAGGGACAAGGTCACCACGGCCGCCTTGATGGCCACCCTCCTGTTCATCGCGATCGCCCTCCTCGCGCCGGTCCTCACCGCGGTGACCGGCTGGGGACCGATCACCCCCGACAACAAGGCGATCAATCCGGACACGGGCAATTTCCCCTACGGATCGCTGGGCGGCATCAGCGCCACGCACCTGCTCGGCGTCGAACCGGGCACCGGATACGACCTCTTCGCCCGCATCGTCTACGGCCTGCGCACCTCCCTGTATGTGGGATTCGCCTCGGCCGTCCTGTCCACCGCGGTCGGAGTCGTGGCCGGACTCGCCGCCGGATATTTCGGCGGCTGGGTCGACTCCCTGCTGTCCCGGATCATGGATGTGATGCTGGCCTTCCCCCAGCTGCTGTTCATCATCGCGCTCACCCCGGTGATCCAGAACGCGCTCCAGACCAACACCCACGGCGGCACCGACGAGAACCTCCGGCTCCTCGTCCTGGTCCTCAACATCGCGGTCTTCGCCTGGGCGTACACCGCCCGGCTGGTGCGCGGGCAGGTACTCTCCCTGCGCGAGCGGGAGTTCGTCGACGCCGCGCGGCTGATGAGCGCCGGCCGCCGGCACATCCTCTTCCGGCAGCTGCTGCCCAACCTCTGGGCGCCGATCCTGATCTCCTTCGCGCTGGCCGTGCCGCAGAACATCACCACCGAGGCGGCGCTGTCCTACCTGGGCGTCGGTGTCATCCCGCCCAACCCCGACTGGGGAGCCGTGCTGTCGGACGCCTCCCAGTTCTTCCTCCAGGACCCGATGTACCTCTTCGTGCCCGGCGTCCTGCTCCTCCTCCTGGTCCTGGCGCTCAACCTGCTCGGGGACGGCGTCCGGGACGCCCTGGACCCCCGAGCCCGGCGCGGCTGA
- a CDS encoding ROK family protein, which translates to MHTDLVAALDIGGTKIAGALVDGRGRILVRAQRPTPAREEGDTVMRAVEEVLGELTVSPLWGRATAVGIGSAGPVDASAGTVSPVNVPGWRDYPLVSRVRAAAGHLPVELIGDGVAITAAEHWQGAARGHDNALCMVVSTGVGGGLVLGGRLHPGPTGNAGHIGHISVDLDGDLCPCGSHGCVERIASGPNIARRALENGWLPGADGDTSAAAVAAAARSGDPVAVASFERAAQALAAGIAATATLVEIDIAVIGGGVGKAGDVLFDPLRKALSTYATLSFVRHLTVAPAQMGTDAGLVGAAAAALAKRTDAAAAGV; encoded by the coding sequence ATGCACACCGACCTCGTGGCCGCGCTCGACATCGGCGGCACCAAGATCGCCGGCGCTCTGGTGGACGGCCGCGGCCGGATCCTGGTCCGCGCCCAGCGGCCGACGCCCGCCCGGGAGGAGGGCGACACCGTGATGCGGGCCGTGGAGGAGGTGCTCGGTGAGCTCACCGTGTCGCCGCTGTGGGGGCGTGCCACGGCCGTGGGCATCGGCAGTGCCGGGCCCGTGGACGCCTCCGCGGGCACGGTGAGCCCGGTGAACGTGCCCGGCTGGCGCGACTATCCGCTCGTCTCCCGGGTCCGGGCGGCCGCCGGGCATCTGCCCGTCGAGCTGATCGGCGACGGCGTGGCGATCACGGCGGCCGAACACTGGCAGGGCGCCGCTCGAGGTCATGACAACGCGCTGTGCATGGTGGTCTCCACGGGCGTGGGCGGCGGTCTGGTACTCGGCGGCCGGCTGCACCCCGGGCCCACCGGCAACGCGGGTCACATCGGCCACATCAGCGTGGACCTCGACGGCGATCTGTGCCCGTGCGGCTCGCACGGCTGCGTGGAGCGCATCGCGAGCGGCCCCAACATCGCCCGGCGCGCGCTGGAGAACGGCTGGCTCCCCGGTGCCGACGGTGACACCTCCGCCGCCGCGGTGGCCGCCGCCGCCCGGTCCGGCGACCCGGTGGCCGTCGCCTCCTTCGAGCGGGCCGCGCAGGCCCTGGCCGCCGGGATCGCCGCCACCGCGACCCTCGTGGAGATCGACATCGCGGTGATCGGCGGGGGAGTGGGCAAGGCGGGCGACGTCCTGTTCGACCCCCTGCGCAAGGCCCTGAGCACCTACGCGACGCTGTCCTTCGTCCGGCACCTGACCGTGGCGCCGGCGCAGATGGGTACCGACGCCGGGCTGGTGGGCGCGGCGGCGGCCGCCCTGGCCAAGCGGACGGACGCGGCGGCGGCCGGGGTGTGA
- a CDS encoding LacI family DNA-binding transcriptional regulator has translation MDDRTGHRTVPQTPLRSATRYGTRPTMKDVAARAGVGLKTVSRVVNGEPGVTPETERRVQEAIDALGFRRNDSARVLRKGRTASIGLVLEDLADPFYGPLSRSVEEVARAHGALLINGSSAEDPEREQELVLALCARRVDGLVVIPAGDDHRYLEPELKAGVATVFVDRPAGHIDADVVLSDNFGGARDGVAHLIGHGHRRIGFIGDMPRIHTAAERLRGYRAAMEDAGIPVAGSWMSLGVTDPERVRRAAEEMLTGPDPVTAIFAGNNRVTVTVIRVLAEQTRRVALVGFDDIELADLLQPGVTVVAQDASDIGRTAAERLFRQLDGTLVTPERIELPTRLITRGSGEIPPAD, from the coding sequence CTGGACGACAGGACAGGACACCGCACCGTGCCCCAGACCCCTCTCCGATCCGCCACGCGCTACGGCACCCGGCCGACCATGAAGGACGTAGCGGCACGCGCCGGAGTCGGCCTCAAGACGGTCTCCCGTGTCGTGAACGGGGAGCCGGGGGTCACGCCGGAAACGGAGCGGCGGGTCCAGGAGGCGATCGACGCCCTCGGCTTCCGCCGCAACGACAGCGCGCGGGTGCTGCGCAAGGGCCGCACGGCGAGCATCGGCCTGGTCCTGGAAGACCTCGCGGACCCGTTCTACGGGCCCCTGAGCCGGTCGGTCGAGGAGGTGGCCCGCGCGCACGGCGCCCTGCTGATCAACGGCTCCAGCGCGGAGGACCCCGAGCGCGAGCAGGAACTGGTGCTGGCCCTGTGCGCGCGGCGGGTGGACGGGCTGGTGGTGATCCCGGCCGGGGACGACCACCGGTACCTGGAGCCCGAGCTCAAGGCGGGCGTCGCCACGGTGTTCGTGGACCGGCCGGCCGGGCACATCGACGCCGACGTGGTCCTGTCGGACAACTTCGGCGGCGCCCGCGACGGCGTCGCCCACCTCATCGGTCACGGGCACCGCCGGATCGGCTTCATCGGCGACATGCCCCGCATCCACACCGCTGCCGAGCGGCTGCGCGGCTACCGGGCGGCGATGGAGGACGCGGGCATACCGGTGGCGGGCTCCTGGATGTCCCTGGGCGTCACCGATCCCGAGCGGGTGCGCCGGGCCGCCGAGGAGATGCTGACCGGCCCGGACCCGGTCACGGCGATCTTCGCGGGCAACAACCGCGTGACGGTCACCGTGATCCGGGTGCTCGCCGAGCAGACCCGCCGTGTCGCCCTGGTCGGCTTCGACGACATCGAGCTCGCCGACCTCCTCCAGCCGGGCGTCACGGTCGTCGCCCAGGACGCCTCGGACATCGGCCGCACCGCTGCGGAGCGCCTGTTCCGGCAGCTGGACGGCACCCTCGTCACCCCCGAGCGCATCGAGCTGCCGACCCGGCTGATCACCCGCGGCTCGGGCGAGATCCCGCCGGCGGACTGA
- a CDS encoding NUDIX hydrolase: protein MTVVWINGAFGAGKTTTARELIELIPNSTLFDPEVIGGALAHLLPPKRLAEAGDFQDLPIWRRLVIDTAAAMLAELGGTLVVPMTLLRQEHRDEIFGGLAARRIPVSHILLAPAETILRERTAGREVPRDLPDGDMRIRQWSFDHIEPYRAALASWLTADAHPVDTSDLTPYETAVRIAEAVTGGAVPVCDIVQTPEPTAETVAAGVLLFDEQDRVLLVDPTYKAGWEFPGGVVEPGEAPARAGIREVAEETGISLDEVPSLLVVDWERPAPPGFGGLRLLFDGGLLHSDEAGRLLLPGPELRAWRFVTEEEAADLLPPVRFERLRWALRARERGAALYLEAGVPVG, encoded by the coding sequence GTGACCGTCGTCTGGATCAACGGCGCGTTCGGTGCGGGGAAGACCACCACCGCACGGGAACTGATCGAACTGATCCCGAACAGCACGCTCTTCGACCCGGAGGTCATCGGTGGCGCGCTCGCCCACCTGCTGCCACCGAAACGCCTCGCCGAGGCCGGCGACTTCCAGGACCTGCCGATCTGGCGACGGCTCGTGATCGACACGGCGGCCGCGATGCTCGCCGAGCTCGGCGGGACCCTCGTCGTGCCCATGACCCTGCTGCGCCAGGAGCACCGCGACGAGATCTTCGGCGGCCTGGCCGCGCGCAGGATCCCGGTCAGCCACATCCTGCTCGCTCCGGCCGAAACGATACTGCGGGAGCGCACAGCGGGCCGTGAGGTTCCGCGCGACCTTCCCGACGGCGACATGCGAATACGCCAGTGGTCCTTCGATCACATCGAGCCGTACCGGGCGGCTCTCGCCTCCTGGCTCACCGCCGACGCCCACCCCGTCGACACCAGCGACCTCACGCCGTACGAGACGGCTGTCCGGATCGCCGAGGCCGTCACCGGCGGTGCCGTGCCCGTCTGCGACATCGTGCAGACGCCCGAGCCCACCGCCGAGACGGTCGCCGCCGGAGTGCTCCTCTTCGACGAGCAGGACCGGGTGCTGCTCGTCGACCCCACGTACAAAGCCGGCTGGGAATTCCCGGGCGGCGTCGTCGAACCCGGCGAGGCGCCCGCGCGCGCCGGGATCCGCGAGGTCGCCGAGGAGACCGGCATCAGCCTCGACGAGGTACCGAGCCTGCTCGTCGTCGACTGGGAGCGCCCCGCACCCCCGGGGTTCGGCGGGCTGCGGCTCCTCTTCGACGGCGGCCTCCTGCACTCCGACGAGGCGGGCAGGCTGCTGCTGCCCGGACCGGAGCTGCGCGCCTGGCGGTTCGTCACCGAGGAGGAGGCCGCCGACCTGCTGCCTCCAGTGCGCTTCGAGCGGCTGCGCTGGGCCCTGCGGGCGCGCGAACGCGGAGCCGCGCTCTATCTCGAGGCCGGAGTGCCGGTCGGCTGA
- a CDS encoding ATP-binding cassette domain-containing protein has product MSKATTADRQSPGPHVADSHDVIRVHGARENNLRDVSIEIPKRRLTVFTGVSGSGKSSLVFDTIAAESQRLINETYSAFLQGFMPNLARPEVDVLDGLTTAIAVDQQRMGSDPRSTVGTATDANAMLRILFSRLGTPHIGPPGAFSFNTASVSASGGFTVDRGADKTRTEKVSFSRTGGMCTHCEGRGTVSDIDLTELYDDSKSLSEDPFTIPTYTGDGWVVRVITESGFFDKEKPIREYTKKERHDFLYREPVKVKINGVNLTYEGLIPKLQKSFLSKDRESMQPHIRAFVDRAVTFTRCPDCDGTRLSELARSSKIGEVNIADACAMEIRDLAEWVRGLDEPSVAPLLTKLQHTLDSFVEIGLGYLSLDRSSGTLSGGEAQRTKMIRHLGSSLTDVTYVFDEPSIGLHPHDIQRMNNLLLRLRDKGNTVLVVEHKPETIAIADHVVDLGPGAGTAGGTVCFEGTLEGLRASGTVTGRHLDDRAKIKATVRKPTGALEIRGASANNLQGVDVDVPLGVLTVVTGVAGSGKSSLVHGSIPTDEGVVAIDQTPIRGSRRSNPATYTGLADPIRKAFAKANGVKPALFSANSEGACPTCNGTGVIYTDLAIMQSVATPCEECEGRRFEASVLEYRLGGRDISEVLAMPVTEAEEFFGSGEARTPAAHKILERLADVGLGYLTLGQPLTTLSGGERQRLKLATHMGDKGGVYVLDEPTTGLHLADVEQLLGLLDRLVDSGKSVIVIEHHQAVMAHADWIIDLGPGAGHDGGRIVFEGTPADLVEARSTLTGEHLAAYVGA; this is encoded by the coding sequence ATGAGCAAGGCCACGACGGCGGACAGACAGTCGCCCGGGCCGCACGTTGCCGACAGCCATGACGTGATCCGCGTGCACGGCGCGCGCGAGAACAACCTCAGGGACGTCAGCATCGAGATCCCGAAGCGCAGGCTCACGGTGTTCACCGGCGTCTCCGGCTCGGGCAAGAGCTCGCTGGTGTTCGACACGATCGCTGCGGAGTCGCAGCGGCTGATCAACGAGACCTACAGCGCTTTTCTGCAGGGGTTCATGCCGAACCTGGCGCGGCCCGAGGTCGACGTGCTGGACGGGCTGACGACCGCGATCGCCGTCGACCAGCAGCGCATGGGTTCCGACCCCCGCTCCACCGTCGGCACCGCCACCGATGCCAACGCGATGCTGCGGATCCTCTTCAGCCGGCTCGGCACGCCCCACATCGGCCCGCCCGGCGCCTTCTCCTTCAACACCGCCTCGGTCTCGGCGAGCGGTGGGTTCACGGTGGACCGAGGTGCCGACAAGACCAGGACCGAGAAGGTGTCCTTCAGCCGCACCGGCGGCATGTGCACCCACTGCGAGGGCCGGGGCACGGTCTCGGACATCGACCTCACCGAGCTCTACGACGACTCCAAGTCGCTCTCCGAGGACCCCTTCACCATTCCCACGTACACCGGTGACGGCTGGGTGGTACGGGTCATCACCGAGTCGGGCTTCTTCGACAAGGAGAAGCCGATCCGCGAGTACACCAAGAAGGAGCGGCACGACTTCCTGTACCGCGAGCCGGTCAAGGTGAAGATCAACGGGGTCAACCTCACCTACGAAGGGCTGATCCCGAAGCTCCAGAAGAGCTTCCTGTCCAAGGACCGCGAGTCGATGCAGCCGCACATCCGGGCCTTCGTGGACCGGGCGGTGACCTTCACCCGGTGCCCCGACTGCGACGGCACCCGGCTCAGCGAGCTCGCCCGCTCCTCGAAGATCGGCGAGGTGAACATCGCCGACGCCTGCGCGATGGAGATCCGGGACCTGGCGGAGTGGGTCCGGGGACTCGACGAGCCGTCGGTGGCGCCGCTGCTCACCAAGCTCCAGCACACCCTCGACTCGTTCGTGGAGATCGGCCTCGGCTACCTCTCGCTCGACCGGTCGTCGGGCACGCTCTCCGGTGGCGAGGCGCAGCGCACCAAGATGATCCGCCACCTCGGCTCCTCGCTCACGGACGTCACCTACGTCTTCGACGAGCCGTCCATCGGCCTGCACCCCCATGACATCCAGCGGATGAACAACCTGCTGCTGCGCCTGCGCGACAAGGGCAACACCGTGCTCGTCGTGGAGCACAAGCCCGAGACGATCGCCATCGCGGACCACGTCGTGGACCTCGGCCCCGGCGCCGGCACGGCGGGCGGCACCGTCTGCTTCGAGGGCACCCTGGAGGGGCTGCGGGCCAGCGGCACCGTCACCGGCCGTCACCTCGACGACCGCGCCAAGATCAAGGCGACGGTCCGCAAGCCCACCGGCGCGCTGGAGATCCGGGGCGCCTCGGCGAACAACCTCCAGGGTGTCGACGTCGACGTCCCGCTCGGCGTCCTCACCGTCGTCACGGGCGTCGCGGGCTCCGGCAAGAGCTCGCTGGTGCACGGCTCGATCCCCACCGACGAGGGCGTGGTGGCGATCGACCAGACCCCGATCCGCGGCTCCCGGCGCAGCAACCCGGCGACGTACACCGGTCTGGCCGACCCGATCCGCAAGGCCTTCGCCAAGGCCAACGGCGTGAAGCCCGCGCTGTTCAGCGCCAACTCCGAGGGCGCCTGCCCCACCTGCAACGGCACCGGTGTCATCTACACCGACCTGGCGATCATGCAGAGCGTCGCCACGCCCTGCGAGGAGTGCGAGGGCCGGCGGTTCGAGGCGTCGGTGCTGGAGTACCGCCTCGGCGGCCGTGACATCAGCGAGGTGCTGGCGATGCCGGTGACCGAGGCCGAGGAGTTCTTCGGCAGCGGCGAGGCCCGCACCCCGGCCGCGCACAAGATCCTGGAGCGGCTCGCGGACGTCGGGCTCGGCTACCTCACCCTCGGCCAGCCGCTCACGACGCTGTCCGGCGGCGAGCGGCAGCGCCTCAAGCTGGCCACGCACATGGGCGACAAGGGCGGCGTCTACGTCCTCGACGAGCCGACCACCGGTCTGCACCTGGCGGACGTGGAGCAGCTGCTCGGCCTGCTCGACCGGCTCGTCGACTCCGGCAAGTCGGTCATCGTGATCGAGCACCACCAGGCGGTCATGGCGCACGCCGACTGGATCATCGACCTCGGCCCCGGTGCGGGTCACGACGGCGGCCGGATCGTCTTCGAGGGCACCCCGGCCGACCTCGTCGAGGCCCGCTCCACGCTGACCGGGGAGCACCTGGCGGCCTACGTGGGCGCCTGA